TCATCACCTCTGTGCTCGTCATTGCAGGATCGGCGCCGTGTCGCTGTCCCGTGAGCCCCTTCGGGCCACGGGATGCACGGGTGGGGGTGGCGCTGATCAAGCAGGTACGGGCCTCTGCGCACCCTCGCTCCCGCCAGGTGTCGGCACGCAGGGTGTGCGCGACCCGTCGTGAGCACGATACCCGCTTTGACTCTCATTCAAACCCGATGAGCTCGCCTGCCCGGACGCTTCAGCAAGGGGTGACGGGGTACCCCTCGGCCTCGAGGAGACGCAGCACCTCAGGCTCGCCGTCTGCGCTGACGTACTCGATGGTCACCGTCTTGGCGGCCACG
The sequence above is a segment of the Pseudomonadota bacterium genome. Coding sequences within it:
- a CDS encoding heavy-metal-associated domain-containing protein is translated as MNRSYSAPTIHCHSCAGLIKETLEDTPAVRSVAVDVAAKTVTIEYVSADGEPEVLRLLEAEGYPVTPC